From a single Emcibacter nanhaiensis genomic region:
- a CDS encoding glycosyltransferase → MHILTITSLYPNCLQPRHGIFVKTRFEYLDKIPGFSRTVIAPVAWAPVLSWLPGHRFRLYAGVPERENQNGIEVYHPRYTTIPGTGLVDVGRAMEKAAGSVIAEVFNHAEQFDLIDGQYLYPDGVAAAYVACKLDKPLVLTARGSDVNYWMTREDARTKILDAIDYADAVICVSQALKKSLMEYGVAEEKLVVLPNGVDETVFHREHKPTTHQDYLLSVGNLVPLKGHDIALRALSSLPDKKLIIIGQGPEEKALKQLARDLAIFDRVIFLGHVPQRDLARYYVHADAVLLMSSMEGMPNVILESLACGTPVIATSVGGIPEIVDDSKGILLKERSPEALAQALADFYSKNWDHDAIAASMKSLDWVSVAERQHDLYKKVLAGRWAKI, encoded by the coding sequence ATGCATATCCTGACAATCACATCACTCTATCCGAACTGCCTGCAGCCCCGGCATGGCATTTTTGTCAAAACCCGGTTCGAATATCTGGATAAAATCCCCGGGTTCAGCCGCACAGTCATCGCCCCGGTCGCCTGGGCGCCGGTGCTGTCCTGGCTCCCCGGTCACCGCTTCAGACTTTATGCCGGCGTCCCGGAGCGGGAAAACCAGAACGGCATAGAAGTTTATCACCCCCGTTATACGACCATCCCCGGGACCGGCCTGGTCGATGTCGGCCGGGCCATGGAGAAGGCCGCCGGCAGCGTTATCGCGGAAGTTTTCAACCATGCCGAACAATTCGACCTGATCGACGGCCAGTATCTCTATCCCGATGGTGTCGCTGCCGCCTATGTCGCCTGCAAACTAGACAAGCCGCTGGTGCTGACCGCCCGCGGCAGTGATGTGAATTACTGGATGACACGGGAAGACGCCCGAACGAAAATCCTCGACGCCATCGACTATGCCGATGCGGTCATCTGCGTCAGCCAGGCCCTGAAGAAGTCCCTGATGGAGTATGGCGTGGCCGAAGAAAAACTGGTTGTCCTGCCCAACGGCGTGGACGAAACCGTGTTCCACCGGGAGCACAAACCGACCACCCATCAGGACTATCTCCTGTCTGTTGGCAACCTGGTGCCGCTCAAGGGACATGATATTGCCCTCAGGGCGTTGTCGAGCCTGCCCGATAAAAAACTGATCATCATCGGCCAGGGGCCGGAGGAAAAAGCCCTCAAGCAGCTGGCGCGGGATCTGGCCATCTTCGACCGGGTGATTTTCCTCGGCCATGTGCCCCAGCGGGACCTGGCCCGTTACTATGTCCATGCCGACGCCGTTCTGCTGATGTCCAGCATGGAAGGCATGCCGAATGTTATCCTGGAAAGCCTGGCCTGCGGCACGCCGGTCATTGCCACCAGTGTGGGCGGCATCCCGGAAATCGTCGACGACAGCAAAGGGATTTTGCTCAAGGAACGCAGTCCGGAAGCCCTGGCCCAGGCGCTGGCAGATTTTTACAGCAAAAACTGGGACCACGATGCGATCGCCGCCTCCATGAAATCACTGGACTGGGTATCAGTGGCTGAAAGACAGCATGATCTCTATAAAAAGGTCCTGGCCGGACGCTGGGCAAAAATCTGA